From a single Gemmatimonadota bacterium genomic region:
- a CDS encoding 2,3,4,5-tetrahydropyridine-2,6-dicarboxylate N-succinyltransferase has translation MDLPEDAEDIFTELRNRLTRGEVRSASPGPAGWTVNTWVKQGILLGFRLGRMHDYSAAGFPFFDKHTYPVRPLAAGDGVRIVPGGSSVRTGAYVAPGVVCMPPMYINVGAYVDEGTMVDSHALVGSCAQIGKRVHLSAAAQIGGVLEPVGAMPVIIEDDVLVGGNCGVYEGAIVERRAVLAPGTILTRATRVYDLVHGRVIAASESAPLRIPEGAVVVPGSRPARGDFAGEQGVQLYVPVIVKYRDADTDAAVALEDALR, from the coding sequence ATGGATCTCCCGGAAGACGCGGAAGACATCTTCACGGAGCTTCGCAACCGGCTGACCCGCGGTGAAGTGCGCTCGGCCTCACCGGGGCCCGCCGGATGGACCGTGAACACCTGGGTCAAGCAAGGCATCCTGTTGGGCTTCCGGCTGGGCCGCATGCACGACTACTCGGCGGCGGGCTTCCCTTTCTTCGACAAGCACACCTATCCGGTGCGGCCGCTCGCGGCCGGAGACGGCGTACGCATCGTACCCGGCGGGTCCTCCGTGCGCACTGGCGCCTACGTGGCCCCCGGGGTGGTCTGCATGCCCCCCATGTACATCAATGTGGGCGCCTATGTGGATGAGGGGACCATGGTGGACTCGCACGCCCTGGTGGGCTCCTGCGCCCAGATCGGCAAGCGTGTGCACCTGTCGGCCGCGGCCCAGATCGGTGGCGTTCTGGAGCCCGTCGGAGCCATGCCCGTCATCATCGAGGACGACGTGCTGGTGGGCGGCAACTGTGGAGTCTATGAAGGCGCGATCGTGGAGCGGCGGGCCGTGCTGGCACCCGGGACCATCCTGACCCGGGCCACGCGCGTCTACGACCTCGTGCACGGGCGCGTGATCGCGGCCAGCGAGAGTGCTCCGCTGCGGATCCCGGAGGGAGCGGTGGTGGTGCCAGGAAGCCGCCCCGCCCGCGGCGACTTCGCCGGGGAGCAGGGCGTGCAGCTCTACGTGCCGGTGATCGTGAAATACCGTGACGCCGACACGGATGCGGCGGTGGCGCTGGAGGACGCGCTGCGGTAG
- a CDS encoding SusC/RagA family TonB-linked outer membrane protein → MIVPVFAQRGARAVARGLLAFGVASSLILGGAGSATAQATGTITGRVTDATTQAPMASTQVFLVGTGLGTLTSANGRYIILNVPAGTHTLRVERIGFTTIDRQVTVGAGQSLTEDFALALEPLGLDEIVVTGTAGAARRREVGNSVAQVDLTEVKQPSQTVENLLQGRITGATVTPSTGNIGGGSAIRLRGNVSVAMSNQPILYVDGVRVRSDGYARNVPAAGSTLRSNNDIASPLNDISPSDIERIEVIKGAAATTLYGTEAAAGVIQIFTKRGHTGRAQWTAQIDQGFARNWAFGPDLSNGLPPSEVGVDGNGMLASGATPEFMYIDPWLKGNLPSCDLSTLEPGQPCDSGLFSDWGAWQQRYSLSVAGGSESLRYFVSGSFDNNEGVLPLDEQNKYVIRGNFTFNPVEDLQLQWNTSFTRDDLQNTPAGNNAQGLTLNAFRRDRNYARSEVFSDIDAVVRNADGSPAFDITTDLKHLITGMTATYTPRTGFTNRLTVGYDLAQQDNRNLRPFGFPLQPAGVLNDGRFEFSNLTFDYVGSLDFRLSEDVRSSFSWGGQSVTTERNSTQAYGENFPGPGEPTVDAGGTTLGFENRIRVVNAGFFVQNLFDFKNRYFLTAGLRVDGNSAFGQDLGLQAYPKVSASWVVSDEDFWNDSYGQLKLRAAWGQSGRAPGAFDAVRTYDPVGWGGDPAFFTRNVGNSELGPERTAELEFGFDASLWDSRLSLEYTYYNQHTTDALFNVRQVPSLGFLGSQLENVGELKNRGHEFGFNVAAIQGESFGWDIGGSVYTNDSEVAVLPSEVPSFSLGGFGWVVEGQPIPVIQARCIANAGQAADPIVDDECNYGPNQPTLTINGNTSFSLPAGLSLTMRGEYQGGHYIQNNAAAAAISRSVRWPGCFEAYRIDETQGRAAVPAELKAMCFGAPFRSDYTIHKADFFKIREVTLSMPVPERLLVAGASSATLTFSGRNLWRWVNSEWGTLDPEMGNNGGFDEQVRSLLEHIPAPAVYTMSLRVSF, encoded by the coding sequence ATGATCGTCCCCGTGTTCGCACAACGGGGGGCTCGGGCCGTGGCCCGGGGCCTCCTGGCGTTCGGGGTCGCTTCTTCCCTGATTCTCGGTGGAGCCGGCAGCGCGACTGCGCAGGCGACCGGAACGATCACGGGGCGAGTGACCGACGCCACGACCCAAGCGCCGATGGCCTCCACACAGGTATTCCTGGTGGGAACGGGCCTCGGCACACTGACGTCCGCCAACGGACGCTACATCATCCTGAACGTGCCCGCGGGCACGCACACGCTGCGCGTGGAGCGGATCGGCTTCACGACGATCGACCGCCAGGTGACGGTGGGCGCGGGCCAGTCCTTGACGGAGGACTTCGCGCTGGCGCTGGAGCCACTGGGGTTGGACGAGATCGTGGTGACGGGGACGGCGGGAGCCGCCCGTCGGCGCGAGGTCGGGAACTCGGTGGCGCAGGTGGACCTGACGGAGGTGAAGCAGCCGTCGCAGACGGTGGAGAACCTCCTGCAGGGCCGGATCACCGGCGCGACGGTGACGCCGAGCACCGGCAATATCGGCGGTGGTAGCGCGATCCGCCTGCGTGGGAATGTATCGGTGGCGATGTCGAACCAGCCGATCCTGTACGTGGACGGGGTGCGGGTGCGGAGCGACGGGTACGCGCGCAACGTACCGGCGGCGGGCTCGACGCTGCGGAGCAACAACGACATCGCGAGCCCGCTCAACGACATCTCGCCGAGCGACATCGAGCGGATCGAGGTGATCAAGGGTGCAGCAGCGACGACGCTGTACGGGACGGAAGCGGCAGCGGGCGTGATCCAGATCTTCACGAAGCGGGGCCACACGGGCCGCGCGCAGTGGACGGCGCAGATCGATCAGGGGTTTGCGCGGAACTGGGCGTTCGGGCCTGACCTGAGCAACGGGTTGCCGCCGAGCGAAGTGGGAGTGGACGGCAACGGGATGTTGGCGTCGGGTGCGACGCCGGAGTTCATGTACATCGACCCGTGGCTGAAGGGGAACCTTCCGAGCTGTGACCTGAGCACGTTGGAGCCGGGCCAGCCGTGCGACAGCGGGTTGTTCAGCGACTGGGGCGCGTGGCAGCAGCGGTATTCGTTGTCGGTGGCGGGCGGCAGCGAGTCGCTGCGCTACTTCGTGTCGGGGTCGTTCGACAACAACGAGGGCGTGCTGCCGCTGGACGAGCAGAACAAGTACGTGATCCGGGGGAACTTCACGTTCAACCCTGTGGAGGACCTGCAGCTGCAGTGGAACACGTCGTTCACGCGTGACGACCTGCAGAACACGCCGGCCGGCAACAACGCGCAGGGCCTGACCCTGAACGCGTTCCGCCGTGACCGCAACTATGCGCGCTCCGAGGTCTTCAGCGACATCGACGCCGTGGTGCGGAACGCGGACGGTAGTCCTGCTTTCGACATCACGACGGATCTGAAGCACCTGATCACGGGGATGACGGCGACGTACACGCCGCGGACGGGGTTCACGAACCGGTTGACGGTGGGCTACGACCTGGCGCAGCAGGACAACCGCAACCTGCGTCCGTTCGGGTTCCCGCTGCAGCCGGCGGGTGTGCTGAACGACGGGCGCTTCGAGTTCTCGAACCTGACGTTCGACTACGTCGGGTCATTGGACTTCCGCCTGAGCGAAGACGTGCGCTCCAGCTTCAGCTGGGGCGGTCAGAGCGTGACGACAGAACGGAACTCGACGCAGGCGTACGGGGAGAACTTCCCTGGCCCCGGTGAGCCGACGGTCGATGCCGGCGGCACGACGCTCGGATTCGAGAACCGGATCCGTGTGGTGAACGCAGGCTTCTTCGTGCAGAACCTGTTCGACTTCAAGAACCGCTACTTCCTGACGGCGGGTCTGAGGGTGGACGGGAACAGCGCGTTCGGTCAGGACCTGGGGCTGCAGGCCTATCCGAAGGTGTCGGCGTCCTGGGTGGTCTCAGACGAGGACTTCTGGAACGACAGCTACGGACAGCTGAAGCTGCGTGCGGCCTGGGGTCAGTCGGGTCGCGCGCCGGGCGCGTTCGACGCGGTGCGGACCTACGACCCGGTCGGTTGGGGTGGTGACCCCGCGTTCTTCACGCGCAACGTGGGCAACTCGGAGCTGGGCCCCGAGCGGACCGCCGAGTTGGAGTTCGGCTTCGACGCGTCGCTGTGGGACAGCCGGCTGTCGCTGGAATACACCTACTACAACCAGCATACGACGGACGCGCTGTTCAACGTGCGGCAGGTGCCGTCGTTGGGCTTCCTGGGCTCGCAGCTCGAGAACGTGGGCGAGCTGAAGAACCGCGGTCACGAGTTCGGGTTCAACGTGGCGGCGATCCAGGGCGAGTCGTTCGGGTGGGACATCGGCGGCTCCGTCTACACGAACGACTCCGAGGTCGCCGTGCTGCCATCCGAGGTGCCGAGCTTCTCGCTGGGTGGCTTCGGATGGGTGGTCGAGGGTCAGCCCATCCCGGTGATCCAGGCCCGCTGTATCGCCAATGCGGGCCAGGCGGCCGATCCGATCGTCGACGACGAGTGCAACTACGGGCCCAACCAGCCGACGCTGACGATCAACGGCAACACGTCGTTCAGCCTGCCGGCCGGCCTATCGTTGACCATGCGCGGCGAGTACCAGGGCGGGCACTACATCCAGAACAACGCGGCCGCGGCGGCGATCAGCCGTTCGGTGCGTTGGCCCGGTTGCTTCGAGGCCTACCGGATCGACGAGACCCAGGGCCGCGCCGCGGTCCCGGCCGAGCTCAAGGCGATGTGCTTCGGCGCACCGTTCCGCTCGGACTACACGATCCACAAGGCGGACTTCTTCAAGATCCGCGAGGTGACGCTGTCGATGCCGGTGCCGGAGCGGCTGTTGGTGGCGGGCGCGAGCAGCGCCACGCTGACGTTCTCGGGCCGCAACCTCTGGCGTTGGGTGAACAGTGAGTGGGGCACGTTGGATCCGGAGATGGGCAACAACGGCGGGTTCGACGAGCAGGTACGCTCGCTGCTGGAGCACATCCCGGCGCCGGCCGTCTATACCATGTCACTCCGTGTCTCCTTCTGA
- a CDS encoding TonB-dependent receptor, whose product RVDGNSAFGQDLGLQAYPKVSASWVVSDEDFWNDSYGQLKLRAAWGQSGRAPGAFDAVRTYDPVGWGGDPAFFTRNVGNSELGPERTAELEFGFDASFWDNRLSIEYTHYNQHTTDALFNVRQVPSLGFLGSQLENVGELKNRGHELGFNVAAIQGESFGWDIGGSVYTNDSEVAVLPSEVPSFSLGGFGWVVEGQPIPVIQARCVTNRGQAADPIIDNECNFGPNQPTLTINGNTSFSLPAGMSLTMRGEYQGGHYIANGAAGAAISRSVRWPGCFEAYRIDETQGRAAVPAELKALCFGAPFRDDYTIDKADFFKIREVTLSMPVPERLLVAGASSATLTFSGRNLWRWVNSEWGTLDPEMGNNGGFDEQVRSLLEHIPAPAVYTMSLRLSF is encoded by the coding sequence CGTGTGGACGGGAACAGCGCGTTCGGTCAGGACCTGGGGCTGCAGGCCTATCCGAAGGTGTCGGCGTCCTGGGTGGTGTCGGACGAGGACTTCTGGAACGACAGCTACGGACAGTTGAAGCTGCGCGCGGCCTGGGGCCAATCGGGTCGTGCGCCGGGCGCGTTCGACGCGGTGCGGACCTACGACCCGGTGGGTTGGGGTGGTGACCCGGCGTTCTTCACGCGCAACGTGGGGAACTCGGAGCTGGGCCCGGAGCGGACCGCCGAGTTGGAGTTCGGCTTCGACGCGTCCTTCTGGGACAACCGGCTCTCCATCGAGTACACCCACTACAACCAGCACACGACGGACGCGCTGTTCAACGTGCGGCAGGTGCCGTCGTTGGGCTTCCTGGGCTCGCAGCTGGAGAACGTGGGCGAGCTGAAGAACCGCGGTCACGAGCTTGGGTTCAACGTGGCGGCGATCCAGGGCGAGTCGTTCGGGTGGGACATCGGCGGCTCCGTCTACACGAACGACTCCGAGGTCGCCGTGCTGCCGTCCGAGGTGCCGAGCTTCTCGTTGGGTGGTTTCGGATGGGTGGTCGAGGGTCAGCCCATCCCGGTCATCCAGGCCCGCTGCGTCACCAACCGCGGGCAGGCGGCCGATCCCATCATCGATAACGAGTGCAACTTCGGGCCCAACCAGCCGACGCTGACGATCAACGGCAACACGTCGTTCAGCCTGCCGGCCGGCATGTCGCTGACCATGCGCGGCGAGTATCAAGGCGGCCACTACATCGCCAATGGCGCTGCCGGTGCGGCGATCAGCCGCTCGGTGCGTTGGCCCGGCTGCTTCGAGGCCTACCGGATCGACGAGACCCAGGGCCGCGCCGCGGTCCCGGCCGAGCTCAAGGCCCTCTGCTTCGGCGCCCCGTTCCGGGACGACTACACGATCGACAAGGCGGACTTCTTCAAGATCCGTGAGGTGACGTTGTCGATGCCGGTGCCGGAACGGCTGCTGGTGGCGGGCGCGAGCAGCGCCACGCTGACGTTCTCGGGCCGCAACCTCTGGCGTTGGGTGAACAGTGAGTGGGGCACGTTGGATCCGGAGATGGGCAACAACGGCGGGTTCGACGAGCAGGTACGCTCGCTGCTGGAGCACATCCCGGCGCCGGCCGTCTATACCATGTCCCTGCGTCTTTCCTTCTGA
- a CDS encoding RagB/SusD family nutrient uptake outer membrane protein, with protein MTSTKKTMKVGLGLAVVAASWACNFDVTNPGPIQQEFLADPDAQPALVSGAGRALSDGLNWISYTSAAVAREIHPSGSTGSFGITQRWQNGELASDDPDLDTHWNLAQRARWLGEEAIRIIDENGESEPGLKAQANLWVGYANRLLGENMCRATIDGSAPQASTVFLDRAEAAFTAAASAGSGAVATAAVAGRASVRAQKGDWAGAVADAAQVADGFSYKMPYYAGFGDDQQNRIFRAMAGNPYRAHSEWNTWVEDYGLSAKNPNGDPRVPYTYQPGQKGDAATECCGSTEFYPQQKFKDGAAAIELSSGAEMRLIEAEKLLMDGNFSGAMDRINALRTAAGMPAETAASVAEAWGFLKREHAIEMWLEGRRLAALRRWHDAGLTEADLDPLEQVSGRSPPGRTCCSATTASRSRCRSSRPTPTWAWAAESSLHPLGVKTPGSAQAGPGVLLVGTN; from the coding sequence ATGACTTCGACGAAGAAGACGATGAAGGTGGGCCTGGGGCTGGCGGTCGTGGCCGCCAGCTGGGCCTGCAACTTCGATGTGACCAACCCCGGGCCCATCCAGCAGGAGTTCCTGGCCGATCCGGACGCGCAGCCCGCACTGGTGTCGGGAGCGGGTCGGGCGCTGTCGGATGGTCTGAACTGGATCTCCTATACCAGCGCAGCGGTGGCGCGTGAGATCCACCCGTCGGGCTCGACGGGGAGCTTCGGGATCACGCAGCGCTGGCAGAACGGGGAGCTGGCATCGGACGACCCGGACCTCGACACGCACTGGAACCTGGCGCAGCGTGCGCGCTGGCTGGGTGAAGAGGCGATCCGCATCATCGACGAGAACGGGGAGTCCGAGCCCGGTCTCAAGGCACAGGCCAACCTGTGGGTCGGGTATGCGAACCGGCTGCTGGGTGAGAACATGTGCCGGGCCACCATCGATGGCAGCGCCCCGCAGGCGAGCACCGTGTTCCTGGATCGCGCCGAAGCGGCGTTCACCGCGGCGGCTTCGGCCGGCAGCGGGGCCGTGGCCACGGCGGCCGTGGCCGGCCGTGCGTCGGTGCGGGCCCAGAAGGGCGACTGGGCCGGTGCGGTGGCGGACGCCGCGCAGGTGGCGGATGGGTTCTCGTACAAAATGCCCTACTACGCCGGGTTCGGGGACGACCAGCAGAACCGGATCTTCCGGGCCATGGCGGGGAACCCCTACCGGGCGCACTCGGAGTGGAATACCTGGGTGGAGGACTACGGACTGTCCGCCAAGAACCCGAACGGTGACCCACGCGTGCCGTATACCTATCAGCCCGGGCAGAAGGGCGATGCGGCCACGGAGTGCTGCGGCTCGACCGAGTTCTATCCGCAGCAGAAGTTCAAGGACGGGGCCGCGGCCATCGAGCTGTCGTCCGGTGCGGAGATGCGGTTGATCGAAGCCGAGAAGCTGCTGATGGATGGCAACTTCTCCGGCGCGATGGACAGGATCAACGCGCTGCGCACCGCGGCCGGCATGCCGGCCGAGACGGCCGCCTCGGTGGCGGAGGCCTGGGGCTTCCTCAAGCGCGAGCATGCCATCGAGATGTGGCTGGAGGGGCGGCGCCTGGCGGCGCTCCGCCGCTGGCACGACGCGGGCCTGACCGAGGCGGACCTCGATCCGCTCGAGCAGGTCTCGGGGCGGTCTCCTCCGGGTCGCACCTGCTGCAGCGCGACTACTGCTTCCCGATCTCGGTGTCGGAGCAGCAGACCAACACCAACGTGGGCGTGGGCGGCTGAGTCCAGCCTCCACCCGCTGGGTGTGAAAACGCCCGGGTCGGCTCAGGCCGGCCCGGGCGTTTTGCTGGTCGGGACGAATTAA
- the cax gene encoding calcium/proton exchanger — MRRFLSEYGLSLLLLFVPIGLWLEHGAHAAAPWVFLASALAIVPLAGWMGRATEHLAERLGAGLGALLNATFGNAAELIIAIIALRAGLYDLVKASITGSIIGNILLVFGLAAFLGGFKRARQQFNRTAAANGATLLLLSAVGLVIPAVFHLVVGEGFAASERGLSLDISVVLMVTYVASLLFTLKTHSHLYLGIRAQSGPPEPAEGRSDSPGPEHAHHPWPAWVAVVVLVVAAALVGVMSELLVGATEEAAHAFGMSEVFVGVILVALVGNAAEHSTAVLMAMKNKMDLAINIAVGSSIQVALFVAPLLVFLSYVIGPQPMDLLFTTFEVVAVAISVLVMAQISQDGESHWMEGLQLLAVYLVIGIAFFFLPG, encoded by the coding sequence ATGCGGCGTTTCTTGTCTGAATACGGCCTTTCGCTGTTGCTGCTCTTCGTGCCGATCGGGCTCTGGCTGGAGCACGGCGCACACGCGGCAGCACCGTGGGTGTTTCTCGCCTCCGCCCTGGCCATCGTCCCACTGGCCGGCTGGATGGGTCGCGCCACCGAGCATCTGGCGGAACGGTTGGGCGCCGGCCTGGGGGCGCTGCTCAACGCGACGTTCGGCAACGCCGCCGAGCTGATCATCGCAATCATCGCCTTGCGCGCTGGTCTGTACGATCTGGTGAAGGCCTCCATCACCGGCTCGATCATCGGCAACATCCTGCTGGTCTTCGGGCTGGCCGCCTTCCTCGGTGGGTTCAAACGAGCCCGCCAGCAGTTCAACCGCACGGCCGCGGCCAACGGCGCCACGCTCTTGCTTCTCAGTGCCGTCGGACTGGTCATCCCGGCGGTCTTCCACCTCGTGGTGGGCGAAGGGTTCGCGGCCTCGGAGCGTGGTCTGAGTCTGGACATCTCCGTGGTGCTGATGGTGACGTACGTGGCCAGCTTGCTGTTCACGCTCAAGACCCACTCCCACCTGTACCTGGGGATCCGAGCGCAGAGCGGACCTCCGGAGCCGGCCGAGGGACGAAGCGACTCCCCCGGACCCGAGCACGCACATCATCCGTGGCCGGCGTGGGTGGCCGTGGTGGTGCTCGTGGTCGCTGCGGCGTTGGTCGGCGTCATGAGCGAGCTGTTGGTGGGAGCCACCGAAGAGGCGGCGCACGCCTTCGGCATGAGCGAGGTCTTCGTGGGTGTCATTCTGGTCGCGTTGGTCGGGAATGCCGCCGAGCACTCCACCGCAGTGCTGATGGCGATGAAGAACAAGATGGACCTGGCCATCAACATTGCTGTGGGTTCCTCCATCCAGGTGGCCCTCTTCGTGGCACCCCTCCTGGTGTTTCTGAGCTACGTCATCGGTCCTCAGCCCATGGACCTGCTCTTCACCACCTTCGAGGTCGTCGCGGTGGCGATCTCGGTGCTGGTGATGGCGCAGATCTCGCAGGACGGTGAGTCCCATTGGATGGAGGGCTTGCAGCTTCTCGCCGTCTATCTGGTGATCGGCATCGCGTTCTTCTTTCTGCCGGGCTGA
- a CDS encoding serine hydrolase domain-containing protein, whose product MNTHPLHPATGPRTPRAPAALLSLLLLVAAPGTPSLTAQEVAWAPAPGRWNGAVSDARPWLARHADSTGAPGLSVAVAVDGEVVWEEGFGFADLENRVPAWPESKFRVASISKAMTSIAVGLLVERGQLDLDAPVQRYVPSFPDKGAVITTRQLGGHLAGIRHYRGDEFASAVHYDDVVAALAVFQDDPLLSPPGERYSYSTYGWNLISAVVQSTAGRPFLDFMREEIIEPLNLRSTVAEHPDSILFHRARFYLRGDDGRLVNAPYVDNSVKWAGGGYLSTASDLVRLASALMDGDILRPETVDLLFRPQRTTAGESTGYGIGWFTREIEGRRYVFHTGGAMGGSTVLLMDPEHRVAVAILANLDSIGHTETAARVAARFARAR is encoded by the coding sequence ATGAACACACATCCGCTGCACCCAGCGACCGGGCCGCGCACCCCCCGTGCGCCGGCCGCTCTGCTCTCCCTGTTGCTGCTCGTGGCCGCGCCGGGCACGCCCTCCCTGACCGCTCAGGAAGTGGCCTGGGCCCCTGCGCCGGGGCGTTGGAACGGGGCCGTTTCCGATGCCCGCCCCTGGCTGGCCCGGCACGCCGACAGCACGGGAGCACCGGGCCTGTCCGTAGCCGTGGCCGTGGACGGTGAGGTGGTGTGGGAGGAGGGCTTCGGGTTCGCGGACCTGGAGAACCGCGTACCTGCGTGGCCCGAAAGCAAGTTCAGGGTGGCCTCGATCTCGAAGGCCATGACCTCCATTGCGGTCGGCCTCCTGGTGGAGCGTGGTCAGTTGGATCTGGACGCGCCCGTGCAACGCTACGTCCCGAGCTTTCCGGACAAGGGAGCGGTCATCACCACCCGGCAGTTGGGCGGTCACCTCGCCGGGATCCGTCACTATCGAGGCGACGAATTCGCCAGCGCCGTCCACTACGACGACGTGGTCGCGGCCCTCGCGGTCTTCCAGGACGACCCGCTCCTCTCGCCACCCGGTGAACGCTACAGCTACTCCACGTACGGTTGGAACCTCATCAGCGCGGTGGTGCAGAGCACCGCGGGCCGACCCTTCCTGGACTTCATGCGGGAAGAGATCATCGAGCCCCTCAACCTGCGCTCCACGGTCGCGGAGCATCCGGACTCGATCCTGTTCCACCGCGCACGCTTCTACCTCAGGGGCGACGACGGCCGACTGGTCAATGCGCCCTACGTGGACAACAGCGTCAAGTGGGCAGGCGGCGGCTATCTCTCCACGGCCTCCGACCTGGTGCGGCTGGCCTCCGCACTGATGGACGGGGACATTCTCAGACCGGAGACCGTAGACCTGCTGTTCAGGCCCCAACGTACCACGGCCGGAGAATCCACCGGATACGGGATCGGCTGGTTCACACGGGAGATCGAGGGCCGGCGCTACGTCTTCCACACAGGAGGCGCCATGGGAGGAAGCACGGTGCTGCTGATGGACCCGGAGCACCGGGTCGCCGTGGCCATCCTGGCCAACCTCGATTCCATCGGCCATACCGAGACCGCGGCGCGCGTGGCCGCCCGCTTTGCGCGAGCTCGATGA
- the dapA gene encoding 4-hydroxy-tetrahydrodipicolinate synthase: MPDAFRGTHTALITPFSPDGTVNEPELRALVRRQVDGGVSGIVACGTTGEGATLTRAEQLRVIEIVIEEAEGRVAVTAGAGGNATQDVVEFVRRLERLKPDAVLSVVPYYNKPTPRGMLAHFRAVADASPAPLMLYNVPGRTARNMPAEVTLELAEHANIRSVKEASGDLEQVSRILKDAPKGFTVLSGDDSMTLPMMALGALGVVSVVSNLDPDRMSRLVGAVRSAQYDEARRLHHELSGLMALCFVESNPIPVKAAASMLGLCEARYRLPLVPLEEKNRPALEAELRRVGLLSGVAP, encoded by the coding sequence ATGCCTGACGCCTTCCGTGGGACCCATACCGCGTTGATCACGCCGTTCTCACCGGACGGCACCGTCAACGAGCCCGAGCTGCGCGCCCTGGTCCGCAGGCAGGTGGACGGCGGAGTGAGCGGGATCGTGGCCTGCGGCACCACTGGCGAAGGCGCCACTCTGACCCGTGCCGAACAACTCCGGGTCATCGAGATCGTCATCGAGGAGGCCGAGGGGCGGGTAGCGGTGACGGCCGGCGCCGGTGGCAACGCCACGCAGGACGTGGTGGAGTTCGTACGCCGTCTGGAACGATTGAAGCCGGACGCGGTGCTGAGTGTGGTCCCCTACTACAACAAGCCCACACCGCGTGGGATGCTGGCGCACTTTCGGGCGGTGGCCGACGCATCTCCCGCGCCTCTCATGCTCTACAACGTGCCGGGGCGCACCGCGCGCAACATGCCGGCCGAGGTGACACTGGAGCTCGCCGAGCACGCCAACATCCGCTCCGTGAAGGAGGCCTCCGGTGATCTCGAGCAGGTGAGTCGCATCCTAAAAGACGCACCCAAGGGTTTCACCGTCCTTTCCGGAGACGACTCCATGACGCTGCCCATGATGGCGCTGGGCGCCCTGGGTGTGGTGTCGGTCGTGTCCAATCTGGACCCGGATCGGATGAGCCGTCTGGTCGGCGCGGTGCGCTCCGCCCAGTACGACGAGGCCCGCCGCCTCCATCACGAGCTGTCGGGACTGATGGCGCTGTGTTTCGTGGAGTCCAACCCGATTCCGGTGAAGGCCGCCGCGTCCATGCTGGGGCTCTGCGAAGCCCGCTATCGCCTTCCTCTGGTTCCGCTGGAGGAGAAGAACCGACCTGCGCTGGAGGCAGAGCTCAGGCGCGTCGGGCTCCTGTCCGGAGTGGCCCCATGA
- a CDS encoding RagB/SusD family nutrient uptake outer membrane protein, whose translation MKKTMKVGLALAVVAASWACNFDVTNPGPVQQEFLADPDAQPAVVAGAGRALAHGLNWISYTSAAVAREIHPSGSTGSFGISQQWQNGELSSDDPDLNTHWSEAQRARWLAEEAIRIIDENGEAEPGLRAQANLWVGYANRLLGENMCRATIDGSAPQASTVFLDRAEAAFTAAASAGSGAVATAAVAGRASVRAQKGDWAGAVADAAQVADGFSYKMPYYAGFGDDQQNRIFRAMAGNPYRAHSQWSTWVEDYGLSAKNPSGDPRVAYTYQPGQKGDAATECCGSTEFYPQQKFKDGAAAIELSSGAEMRLIEAEKLLMDGNFSGAMDRINGLRTAAGMPAETAGSVAEAWGFLKRENAIEMWLEGRRLAALRRWHDAGLTEADLDPLEQVSGDISSGSHLLQRDYCFPISLGEQQTNTNVGVGG comes from the coding sequence ATGAAGAAGACGATGAAGGTGGGCCTGGCGCTGGCGGTCGTGGCCGCCAGCTGGGCCTGCAACTTCGATGTGACCAACCCCGGTCCGGTGCAGCAGGAGTTCCTGGCCGATCCGGACGCACAGCCCGCGGTTGTGGCGGGAGCGGGTCGCGCCTTGGCGCACGGCCTGAACTGGATCTCCTATACCAGTGCAGCGGTGGCGCGTGAGATCCACCCGTCGGGTTCGACGGGGAGCTTCGGGATCTCACAGCAGTGGCAGAACGGGGAGCTGTCCTCGGACGACCCCGATTTGAACACGCACTGGAGCGAAGCGCAGCGTGCGCGCTGGTTGGCCGAGGAGGCGATCCGCATCATCGACGAGAACGGGGAAGCCGAGCCCGGGCTGCGGGCACAGGCCAACCTGTGGGTCGGGTATGCGAACCGGCTGCTGGGCGAGAACATGTGCCGGGCCACCATCGATGGCAGCGCCCCGCAGGCGAGCACCGTGTTCCTGGATCGCGCCGAAGCGGCGTTCACCGCGGCGGCTTCGGCCGGCAGCGGGGCCGTGGCCACGGCGGCCGTGGCGGGCCGTGCGTCGGTGCGGGCGCAAAAGGGCGACTGGGCCGGTGCGGTGGCGGACGCCGCGCAGGTGGCGGATGGGTTCTCGTACAAAATGCCCTACTACGCCGGGTTCGGGGACGACCAGCAGAACCGGATCTTCCGGGCCATGGCGGGGAACCCCTACCGGGCGCACTCGCAGTGGAGCACCTGGGTGGAGGACTACGGACTGTCCGCCAAGAACCCGAGCGGTGATCCGCGCGTGGCCTACACCTACCAGCCCGGGCAGAAGGGCGATGCGGCCACGGAGTGCTGCGGCTCGACCGAGTTCTATCCGCAGCAGAAGTTCAAGGACGGGGCCGCGGCCATCGAGCTGTCGTCCGGTGCGGAGATGCGGTTGATCGAAGCCGAGAAGCTGCTGATGGATGGCAACTTCTCCGGCGCGATGGACAGGATCAACGGACTGCGCACCGCGGCCGGCATGCCGGCTGAGACGGCGGGCTCGGTGGCGGAGGCCTGGGGCTTCCTCAAGCGCGAGAATGCCATCGAGATGTGGCTGGAGGGACGGCGCCTGGCGGCGCTCCGCCGCTGGCACGACGCGGGCCTGACCGAGGCGGACCTCGATCCGCTCGAGCAGGTCTCGGGAGACATCTCGTCCGGGTCGCACCTGCTGCAGCGTGACTACTGCTTCCCGATCTCGTTGGGGGAGCAGCAGACCAACACCAACGTGGGCGTGGGCGGCTGA